In the genome of Ignavibacteriales bacterium, one region contains:
- the uvrA gene encoding excinuclease ABC subunit UvrA: MPDKKNNNKNLPASAGKKIVVKGAREHNLKNLSFEIPRNKLVVFTGVSGSGKSSLVFDTIYAEGQRRYVESLSSYARQFLERMNKPDVDLIQGISPAVAIEQKTGARNTRSTVGTSTEVYDYLRLLFARVGKTICFQCGKEVKKATTSTVVDWLEEQEDGAKFYLTFPLHDHEGRTVKEEIELLKKRGFFRLYFNKKMVDLNEEKKGPSSKKGVRVVIDRIKVTKGSMREKHSDGIEVTFKEGENRLVLINAETNEEHEFNKFYECCGIKYEEPEPRFFSFNNPFGACPVCQGFSKTIGIDMNLVVPNPNLSIADGAIAPFRTAKYSTHLRDLVHNAKQFGIPLNVPFNKLTSEQVSLIQKGFGTYKGIDKFFEKLETKTYKMHIRVLLSRYRGYTTCSACKGSRLRREALQVKINDKSIYDIVSVPIEHSLEFFRDVKLTEYEMKIADQVLKEIIKRLTFLNNVGIGYLTLDRLSSTLSGGETQRINLATSLSSALVGTLYVLDEPSIGLHPRDNARLIGILKNLRDIGNTVLVVEHDAEMMHEADILIDMGPYAGKNGGEIIAMGSYDEVLKNTSSLTGKYLSGSVKIPVPKSRNTKKTKTISIKGARENNLKNIDLEIPLNKFTVITGVSGSGKSTLVHDVLYGGLAKYFGLTANKVGKHDSLKGGEFIDEVVIVDQSPIGKTPRSNPVSYIKAFELIRELFASTHQARSRGYKPGYFSFNVPGGRCETCQGDGFIKVEMQFLADIYLECEDCNGTRFKKETREITYRGKNLVEVLEMTVDESLEYFKGHDKITKYLQVLSDVGLGYIKLGQPSNTLSGGEAQRIKLASHLTAQRERRHILFIFDEPTTGLHFDDISKLLTCFNLLIERGNSVVIIEHNLDVIKCADHIIDLGPEAGEKGGEIVAAGTPEEICEVPGSYTGKYLKSYLN; the protein is encoded by the coding sequence ATGCCAGATAAAAAAAATAATAACAAAAATTTACCCGCTTCCGCGGGAAAGAAAATAGTTGTAAAAGGTGCGCGCGAGCATAATCTTAAAAACCTCAGTTTTGAAATACCACGCAACAAACTCGTTGTGTTCACAGGTGTAAGCGGCAGCGGTAAATCATCGCTCGTGTTCGATACAATTTATGCGGAGGGACAGAGACGTTATGTTGAAAGTCTTTCTTCTTATGCGCGCCAGTTCCTTGAAAGAATGAACAAACCTGATGTTGATCTTATACAGGGAATAAGTCCCGCGGTTGCCATTGAACAGAAGACGGGAGCGAGAAACACTCGATCAACAGTCGGCACAAGCACCGAGGTTTATGATTACTTAAGATTGTTATTTGCGCGTGTAGGTAAAACAATATGCTTTCAGTGCGGCAAGGAAGTTAAGAAAGCAACAACTTCAACGGTTGTTGACTGGCTTGAGGAACAGGAGGATGGGGCAAAATTTTATTTAACATTTCCTCTTCACGATCACGAAGGCAGAACTGTAAAAGAAGAAATTGAATTGCTGAAGAAAAGAGGATTCTTCAGGTTGTACTTCAATAAAAAAATGGTTGATCTTAATGAGGAGAAAAAAGGTCCGTCTTCTAAAAAAGGTGTAAGAGTTGTCATTGACAGAATAAAAGTTACAAAAGGTTCAATGCGTGAAAAACATTCCGACGGCATTGAAGTAACATTTAAAGAAGGTGAGAACAGGTTAGTTCTTATCAACGCGGAAACAAATGAAGAACACGAATTCAATAAATTTTACGAATGCTGCGGAATAAAGTACGAAGAACCCGAACCGAGATTTTTTTCATTCAACAATCCATTCGGCGCTTGTCCTGTTTGCCAGGGATTCAGCAAGACAATCGGCATTGATATGAATCTTGTTGTGCCCAATCCGAATTTATCAATCGCTGACGGAGCAATTGCACCTTTCAGAACAGCCAAATACAGCACTCATCTGCGTGATCTTGTTCACAACGCAAAACAGTTTGGCATTCCGCTTAATGTTCCGTTCAATAAACTTACTTCTGAACAGGTAAGTCTTATTCAAAAAGGTTTTGGTACTTATAAAGGCATCGATAAATTTTTTGAAAAGCTTGAAACAAAAACTTACAAGATGCACATACGCGTTCTGCTAAGCCGTTACAGGGGGTATACAACCTGTTCTGCTTGTAAAGGATCAAGATTAAGACGGGAAGCATTGCAGGTTAAGATAAATGACAAATCAATTTATGATATAGTAAGCGTTCCGATAGAACATTCACTTGAGTTTTTCCGTGATGTAAAACTCACTGAGTACGAAATGAAAATCGCTGACCAGGTTCTTAAAGAAATCATTAAACGTTTAACATTCCTTAATAATGTGGGAATCGGTTACCTAACGCTTGACAGGTTGAGCAGTACACTTTCAGGTGGCGAAACACAAAGAATAAATCTTGCGACATCATTAAGTTCAGCGCTTGTTGGTACTCTGTATGTTCTTGATGAACCGAGCATCGGACTTCATCCGCGCGACAATGCAAGGCTTATCGGCATTTTGAAAAACTTAAGAGACATCGGCAACACCGTGCTTGTTGTTGAACACGATGCAGAGATGATGCACGAAGCCGATATACTAATTGATATGGGTCCGTATGCAGGCAAGAACGGCGGAGAAATTATTGCGATGGGAAGTTATGATGAGGTTTTGAAGAACACATCATCATTGACAGGAAAATATTTATCGGGAAGTGTAAAAATTCCTGTGCCGAAATCACGCAATACAAAAAAGACAAAGACAATTTCAATTAAAGGCGCGAGAGAAAACAATCTAAAAAATATTGATCTCGAAATTCCGTTAAACAAATTTACGGTGATCACTGGTGTAAGCGGTTCCGGCAAAAGTACGTTAGTTCATGATGTTCTTTACGGCGGGCTTGCAAAGTATTTTGGACTTACCGCAAATAAAGTCGGCAAACATGATAGTTTGAAAGGCGGCGAGTTTATTGATGAAGTTGTAATTGTTGATCAATCACCGATTGGAAAAACACCGAGATCAAATCCGGTAAGTTATATAAAAGCGTTTGAGCTGATACGTGAATTGTTCGCATCAACACACCAGGCAAGATCAAGGGGATATAAGCCGGGTTACTTTTCATTTAACGTTCCCGGCGGCAGATGCGAAACCTGCCAGGGTGACGGATTCATAAAAGTTGAAATGCAGTTCCTTGCGGATATTTATCTTGAATGTGAGGACTGTAACGGAACGCGATTCAAAAAAGAAACAAGAGAAATTACTTACCGCGGTAAGAATCTTGTCGAAGTACTTGAGATGACAGTTGATGAATCACTCGAATATTTCAAAGGGCATGATAAGATCACAAAATATTTGCAGGTGTTATCTGATGTTGGTCTTGGTTATATAAAACTTGGACAACCTTCTAATACTTTATCCGGCGGAGAAGCACAGCGAATAAAACTAGCATCGCATCTAACTGCACAAAGGGAAAGACGGCATATACTTTTTATTTTTGATGAACCGACTACAGGTTTGCACTTCGATGATATTTCAAAACTGCTTACATGTTTTAATCTTTTAATTGAAAGAGGAAACTCCGTTGTAATTATTGAACACAACCTTGATGTGATCAAATGTGCTGATCACATAATTGATCTCGGTCCGGAAGCCGGAGAGAAGGGAGGAGAGATTGTCGCAGCAGGAACGCCTGAAGAGATTTGTGAAGTTCCCGGATCTTATACAGGAAAGTATCTTAAGTCGTATCTTAATTAA
- a CDS encoding Fic family protein: protein MSNSKISIRFFNDREVRAVWDEQNSKWWFSVLDIVAVLTDQDDYTKTRNYWKYLKAKFKKEKNELVSGTTQLKLLASDGKRYLTDMLDYTGIVALGKSFPGTKANRFIEWFTYSEESIDGKSKTKAYALFESSFINSIEVGTTKGLQQIHAYLFGGLYDFAGQIRQKNISKGGFQFAIARFLDNTLKQIDAMPENSFDEIIDKYVEMNIAHPFMEGNGRSTRIWLDLILKKRIKKCVDLSKISKNDYMNAMKLSSTKSSVLKTVLKKSLTTKINDREMFMKGIDYSYYYEENN from the coding sequence ATGAGTAACTCAAAAATATCCATACGTTTTTTTAACGACCGTGAAGTGCGAGCCGTTTGGGATGAGCAAAACTCCAAATGGTGGTTTAGCGTCCTTGATATTGTAGCCGTGCTCACAGACCAGGACGACTATACCAAAACCCGCAACTACTGGAAATATCTTAAAGCGAAATTTAAAAAAGAAAAAAACGAGTTGGTTAGTGGCACTACCCAACTGAAACTTTTGGCAAGCGACGGGAAACGATATTTAACGGATATGTTAGACTACACCGGTATTGTTGCATTGGGCAAGTCATTTCCCGGTACAAAAGCAAACCGTTTTATAGAATGGTTTACTTACAGTGAAGAAAGCATAGACGGAAAAAGTAAAACAAAAGCGTATGCTTTGTTTGAAAGTTCTTTTATCAACAGCATTGAAGTTGGTACAACCAAAGGGCTGCAGCAAATACACGCTTATTTGTTTGGCGGGTTGTATGATTTTGCGGGACAAATCAGGCAAAAAAATATTTCAAAAGGTGGGTTTCAGTTTGCCATAGCCCGCTTTTTAGATAACACATTAAAGCAAATAGATGCAATGCCCGAAAATTCTTTTGACGAAATCATAGATAAGTATGTAGAAATGAACATCGCACATCCTTTTATGGAAGGCAACGGCAGAAGCACCCGGATATGGTTGGATTTGATACTAAAAAAACGCATCAAAAAATGTGTGGACTTGAGTAAGATAAGTAAGAATGATTATATGAACGCAATGAAGTTAAGTTCAACAAAAAGCAGCGTTCTAAAAACAGTTTTAAAAAAATCACTCACCACAAAAATAAACGACCGTGAAATGTTTATGAAAGGAATTGACTACTCATATTACTACGAAGAAAATAACTAA